A window from Bacillota bacterium encodes these proteins:
- the rimM gene encoding 16S rRNA processing protein RimM: protein MDIDFIAVAEVTAPHGLRGEVRALPLTDFPDRFKPPLRLRVRKGREVATLEVERARPHRGFVVVKFAGVDSIEAAEKLRGAILEVPRSELVPLGPGRYYFHEIEGLDVVTTDGRYLGKVTRVIRGVANDVYEVEKPSRCRRRGRVVLVPAVREFVKNIDLERGEMTVELIPGLE from the coding sequence ATGGACATTGACTTCATTGCGGTAGCCGAGGTGACCGCTCCCCATGGGCTTCGAGGAGAGGTCAGGGCGCTGCCGCTCACTGATTTCCCGGACCGGTTCAAGCCGCCTCTGCGGCTTCGGGTGCGCAAGGGCCGCGAGGTTGCGACCCTGGAGGTCGAGCGGGCGCGCCCGCACAGGGGCTTTGTGGTCGTCAAGTTCGCGGGGGTCGACTCGATAGAGGCCGCGGAGAAGCTCCGCGGCGCCATTCTGGAGGTACCACGGTCGGAGCTTGTGCCGCTCGGGCCCGGGCGCTACTACTTCCATGAGATCGAAGGGCTCGACGTGGTGACCACGGACGGCCGCTATCTCGGAAAGGTGACGCGCGTGATTCGCGGGGTGGCAAATGATGTGTACGAGGTGGAGAAGCCGTCCCGGTGCCGGCGCCGAGGCAGGGTCGTCCTTGTCCCCGCGGTGCGGGAGTTTGTGAAAAACATAGATCTCGAGCGCGGGGAGATGACCGTCGAGCTCATTCCCGGCTTGGAGTAG